The proteins below come from a single Edaphobacter acidisoli genomic window:
- a CDS encoding RNA polymerase sigma factor, translating to MQRGETLPVALAAEDGSAMSEGEFRLLYEATARPILAYLTGVTGRRDVAEDLLQETYCRFLARGRRSLEGEEARRYLFRIAGNLLRDRWRRGEDSRWVELVDVGASADAGLGIDVQRAMGALKPRERELLWLAYVEGMSHAEIAEATGLAAMSVRLLLFRARRRAAGLLRPGEELG from the coding sequence ATGCAGAGAGGCGAGACGCTTCCGGTGGCCCTGGCGGCGGAGGATGGCTCCGCGATGAGCGAGGGGGAGTTTCGTCTGCTCTACGAGGCGACTGCGCGGCCGATCCTCGCTTACCTGACTGGGGTGACCGGGCGGCGGGATGTTGCCGAGGACCTTCTGCAGGAGACGTACTGCCGGTTCCTGGCGCGGGGGAGACGGTCGCTGGAGGGTGAGGAGGCACGGCGGTACCTCTTCCGGATCGCGGGGAACCTGCTGCGGGACCGGTGGCGGCGGGGCGAGGATTCGCGGTGGGTGGAGCTGGTGGATGTTGGGGCTTCGGCGGATGCGGGGCTCGGGATCGACGTGCAGCGGGCGATGGGTGCGCTGAAGCCGCGGGAGCGGGAGCTTCTGTGGCTGGCGTACGTGGAGGGGATGAGTCATGCGGAGATTGCGGAGGCGACGGGGCTGGCGGCGATGAGCGTCCGGCTGCTGCTTTTTCGGGCGCGACGGAGGGCGGCGGGGTTGCTGCGGCCTGGAGAGGAGTTGGGATGA
- the fabD gene encoding ACP S-malonyltransferase codes for MTKLAFLFPGQGSQSVGMGRGLYDNFLSARAVFDEADGALGFALSKLIFEGPEEQLKLTEHTQPAILTVSVAAMRVLAERGIAPALAAGHSLGEYSAHVAASTLTFADAVRTVRNRGRYMQQAVPPGEGAMAAILGLSANLIIEVCAQVSDELTPLPTTPEAKDFNPKLAVVSAANLNSPDQTVISGAAAAVQRAADLCKEAGAKRAVMLPVSAPFHCALMQPAQDALAADLQTLNFTDPKIPVAANVSAALITNAGAAKQALVHQVTGAVRWVDCIQLLAQQGVTHFIEVGPGKVLSGLNRQILGKDAAMPTLNVEDPASLEKALASL; via the coding sequence ATGACCAAACTTGCCTTCCTCTTCCCCGGACAGGGATCGCAGTCTGTCGGCATGGGCCGCGGACTCTACGACAACTTTCTCTCCGCCCGCGCTGTCTTCGACGAGGCTGACGGGGCGCTTGGCTTCGCTCTCTCGAAGCTGATCTTTGAAGGCCCCGAAGAGCAGCTCAAGCTGACCGAGCACACTCAGCCTGCGATTCTCACCGTCTCAGTTGCTGCTATGCGTGTGCTTGCCGAGCGTGGCATTGCCCCCGCGCTCGCTGCTGGACACTCCCTCGGCGAATACTCCGCGCACGTTGCTGCCAGTACGCTCACCTTCGCCGACGCCGTCCGCACTGTGCGCAACCGAGGCCGCTACATGCAACAGGCCGTTCCGCCGGGTGAAGGAGCGATGGCTGCGATCCTCGGGCTCTCCGCCAACCTCATCATCGAGGTCTGCGCACAAGTCTCCGATGAACTTACCCCGCTGCCAACGACTCCTGAGGCCAAGGACTTTAATCCGAAGCTTGCCGTCGTCTCCGCCGCAAACCTGAACTCGCCCGACCAGACGGTGATTTCTGGCGCAGCAGCAGCAGTTCAGCGTGCTGCTGATCTGTGCAAAGAGGCAGGAGCCAAGCGCGCAGTGATGCTGCCGGTCAGCGCACCCTTCCACTGCGCGCTGATGCAGCCCGCGCAGGACGCGCTCGCTGCTGACCTACAAACACTCAACTTCACCGACCCGAAGATTCCGGTCGCTGCCAACGTCAGCGCCGCGCTCATCACCAATGCTGGCGCGGCAAAGCAGGCGCTGGTGCATCAGGTGACAGGCGCAGTCCGCTGGGTAGACTGCATCCAACTGCTCGCGCAGCAGGGCGTAACCCACTTCATCGAAGTCGGCCCCGGAAAAGTACTCAGCGGCCTGAACCGCCAGATTCTCGGCAAGGACGCCGCAATGCCCACCCTGAACGTCGAAGACCCAGCCTCGCTCGAAAAAGCCCTTGCGAGCCTCTAA
- a CDS encoding peroxiredoxin produces the protein MKPGDKVEDFTLQNQDGNDISLSDYKGKPVVLFFYPRADTPGCTIESCGFRDAFTKFQKAGIVVLGISRDTVKAQKKFKDKYDLPYDLLADPDLVLINRYDLIKPKNMYGKLVKGVKRTTYLIGPDQRLIHIFEDVKPEGHAEEVLALVKSQKH, from the coding sequence ATGAAACCCGGCGACAAAGTAGAAGACTTCACCCTCCAGAATCAGGACGGCAATGACATCTCGCTCTCCGACTACAAGGGCAAGCCCGTCGTCCTTTTCTTCTATCCGCGTGCCGACACGCCCGGCTGCACCATCGAGTCCTGCGGCTTCCGCGACGCTTTCACGAAGTTCCAGAAGGCAGGCATCGTCGTGCTCGGCATCTCGCGCGACACCGTTAAGGCGCAGAAGAAATTCAAGGACAAGTACGACCTGCCTTACGATTTGCTCGCCGACCCGGACCTCGTCCTCATCAACCGCTACGACCTCATCAAGCCGAAGAACATGTACGGCAAGCTGGTCAAGGGCGTGAAGCGGACCACGTACCTTATCGGCCCGGACCAGCGGCTGATTCATATCTTCGAAGACGTCAAACCGGAAGGCCATGCCGAAGAAGTGCTCGCGCTGGTCAAATCACAGAAGCACTAG
- a CDS encoding CAP domain-containing protein, with protein sequence MYRLPILATILALMVPAAPAQQGATVAEQYLFSLTNQHRAEHHLPALAWDSALARAARNHAAVIAAHPGPAEHQYLGEADLKSRTYAAGAHYSEVSENVAGHAMAPVEFDRAWMNSPVHRANILDPNLTSIGIAVVERGGNLFAVEDFSHATQVFGGTNQVEQQAERLLRERGLRIATSPEAHQDAREICRQPSSTAGHPLLIMQWDGADLTQLPAAVLQSLPQVREHSVAVGACPSTHPQPGFTTYHLAVLMF encoded by the coding sequence ATGTACAGACTCCCCATCTTAGCCACGATCCTTGCACTGATGGTTCCTGCGGCTCCGGCGCAGCAGGGTGCGACCGTCGCCGAGCAGTATCTGTTCTCCCTGACGAATCAGCACCGTGCCGAACATCACCTGCCCGCGCTCGCGTGGGACTCTGCGCTTGCCCGCGCCGCTCGAAACCATGCAGCGGTCATCGCAGCGCACCCTGGACCAGCCGAGCATCAGTATTTGGGCGAGGCTGACCTGAAGTCGCGTACCTATGCAGCAGGTGCGCACTACAGTGAGGTCTCGGAGAACGTCGCAGGCCACGCCATGGCACCTGTCGAGTTTGACCGCGCATGGATGAACTCGCCCGTTCACCGCGCCAACATCCTCGACCCCAACCTCACCTCTATCGGCATCGCTGTGGTCGAGCGCGGCGGCAATCTCTTCGCCGTGGAAGACTTCTCTCACGCAACGCAAGTTTTTGGCGGTACCAATCAAGTCGAGCAACAAGCCGAACGGCTTTTGCGTGAGCGTGGACTCCGCATCGCCACTTCGCCCGAAGCCCATCAAGATGCGCGCGAGATCTGCCGTCAGCCATCGAGCACAGCAGGCCACCCGCTGCTCATCATGCAGTGGGACGGCGCGGATCTGACACAGCTTCCCGCAGCCGTGCTCCAAAGCTTGCCGCAGGTCCGCGAGCACTCCGTTGCGGTTGGCGCATGTCCGAGCACGCATCCGCAGCCAGGATTCACGACGTATCATCTCGCTGTATTGATGTTTTAG
- a CDS encoding polysaccharide deacetylase family protein encodes MPSKHISEAATALAVAGLLAGGWAYGALYPPSQLFGRVIVAGNDPNEIALTYDDGPNPAATERLLEVLARHDVRATFFLIGGFVRQRPDLARAIAAAGHLIGNHTVTHPWLAWQSAARIREELVGCNASLEDAIGAPVHYFRPPHGARRPYVLRTARELGLITIQWNVTCFDWSAPPPETILNHAISGITRNQRRRRASNVLLHDGGHLGLNAPRHASVEATDKLITRYKQTGAKFVTVDHWA; translated from the coding sequence GTGCCGTCGAAGCACATCTCGGAAGCCGCGACTGCACTCGCCGTTGCTGGGTTGCTTGCAGGCGGATGGGCGTATGGAGCGCTCTATCCGCCATCGCAACTCTTTGGCAGAGTTATCGTCGCCGGTAATGACCCCAACGAGATTGCCCTCACCTACGACGACGGTCCGAATCCCGCCGCGACGGAACGGCTGCTCGAAGTTTTGGCGAGGCATGATGTGCGCGCAACGTTCTTTCTGATTGGAGGATTCGTTCGCCAACGCCCCGATCTTGCCCGAGCCATTGCTGCAGCAGGGCATCTCATCGGCAACCACACCGTGACGCATCCCTGGCTGGCGTGGCAATCGGCTGCGCGCATTCGGGAAGAGCTTGTCGGCTGCAACGCGTCGCTCGAAGACGCTATCGGAGCGCCAGTCCATTACTTCCGTCCGCCGCACGGAGCGCGTCGCCCCTATGTTCTGCGCACAGCGCGCGAACTCGGCCTCATCACGATTCAGTGGAACGTTACCTGCTTTGACTGGAGCGCGCCACCGCCGGAGACGATTCTTAACCACGCAATCAGCGGGATTACTCGTAATCAGCGCAGACGCCGCGCATCAAACGTGCTCCTTCATGATGGTGGCCACCTCGGACTGAATGCACCACGCCACGCCTCGGTTGAGGCCACGGACAAGCTGATTACGCGCTACAAGCAGACCGGAGCGAAGTTCGTCACCGTTGATCATTGGGCCTAG
- a CDS encoding ABC transporter permease, whose translation MALSESSKPVSFERTLASARSTMLFSEVVKLAVDSFRTSKTRFLLTMLGMVIGSASIILVTTLGLTGKQYALDQLTSMGPNKIELQYGGGTVSGPNNTGTPDYMTLDDMNAVLQQVPGIVASSPMLEFHDNVAMGGGVTKATMLLGVSPQYKIVRNLVVVSGRFFDDQDALSHEKVADIVEPFAIALYGSPQAAIGHTISIKGIPFTVIGVFKEAFDTYGLSEISDQTMLVPYPVLRYFTGTNTLKEIFFTMRDSAMVVPASKRILAIIRSRHYAGSVYSAQILTDLLTSAAKIADMLTLVLTLGAGITLIVSGVGIMNSMLANVQSRIKEIGIRKALGATSNEIRLQFLTEAVFLSLSGGLVGTLLGLAIPFTLGLLTPFKIPISSWSAVIALGTSVLVGVLFGTLPANRAARLDPVQTLKYE comes from the coding sequence ATGGCTCTGAGTGAATCCTCCAAGCCGGTCTCTTTTGAGCGCACGCTCGCCAGCGCACGCTCGACCATGCTCTTCAGTGAAGTGGTCAAACTGGCGGTTGACAGCTTTCGCACCAGCAAGACCCGATTTTTGTTGACGATGCTTGGCATGGTTATTGGCTCGGCCTCGATCATTCTGGTTACCACGCTCGGCCTCACTGGCAAGCAGTATGCTCTAGACCAGCTCACCAGCATGGGTCCTAACAAGATTGAGCTACAGTACGGCGGCGGCACCGTCTCCGGCCCAAACAACACCGGCACGCCTGACTACATGACCCTCGATGACATGAATGCCGTGCTCCAGCAGGTTCCCGGTATCGTGGCTTCTTCGCCCATGTTGGAGTTCCACGACAATGTAGCTATGGGTGGCGGCGTTACCAAAGCCACCATGCTCCTGGGAGTCTCGCCTCAGTACAAGATTGTGCGCAACCTCGTCGTCGTCTCGGGTCGATTTTTCGATGACCAGGACGCACTGTCACACGAGAAAGTCGCCGACATCGTGGAGCCATTCGCTATTGCTCTCTACGGCAGCCCGCAGGCTGCAATCGGCCATACGATCAGCATCAAAGGCATACCGTTCACCGTCATCGGCGTCTTCAAAGAGGCGTTCGACACCTACGGTCTGTCCGAGATCAGCGACCAGACCATGCTGGTCCCCTACCCTGTCCTGCGATACTTCACCGGAACCAATACGCTCAAGGAAATCTTCTTCACCATGCGCGACTCCGCCATGGTAGTTCCGGCATCCAAGCGTATCCTCGCTATTATCCGCTCGCGCCACTATGCAGGCTCTGTCTATTCAGCACAGATCCTTACCGACCTGCTCACCAGCGCAGCCAAGATCGCCGACATGCTTACGCTGGTGCTGACGCTGGGCGCTGGCATTACACTGATCGTCTCCGGTGTCGGCATTATGAACAGCATGCTGGCCAATGTGCAATCGCGCATCAAGGAGATCGGTATCCGCAAGGCGCTGGGCGCGACCAGCAATGAGATTCGATTGCAGTTCCTTACCGAAGCTGTCTTCCTCTCGCTGAGCGGAGGTCTTGTCGGCACGTTGCTTGGCCTTGCTATTCCTTTCACGCTAGGACTGCTGACGCCGTTCAAGATTCCGATCAGCTCATGGTCCGCTGTGATCGCGCTCGGTACTTCGGTACTCGTGGGAGTGCTTTTCGGAACGCTTCCGGCCAATCGCGCCGCTCGGCTCGATCCCGTCCAGACGCTCAAGTACGAATAG
- a CDS encoding acetyl-CoA carboxylase biotin carboxylase subunit, translating into MRACREMGLATVAVYSDADRAALHVLYADEAYRLGPAPATQSYLRGDLILDIARRSGADAIHPGYGFLSENADFADACTKAGVTFIGPPASAMRALGSKTLARQAADKAKMPRVPGSVTGLKDVDEAQRVAAEIGYPVMLKAAAGGGGKGMRAVTGPEDMPSAFMGASSEAERSFGSGEVYLEKLIERPRHIEIQLMADMHGNCIYLGERECSVQRRHQKVIEEAPSAVVSEDLRRRMGEAAVRLALSAGYVNAGTIEFLVDAEQNFYFLEMNTRLQVEHPVTEMVTGLDLVEMQLRIAMGEPLGVRQEDIHLRGHAIECRIYAEDPDNNFFPSPGLITRLTQPGGPGIREDSAVYPGWVVPLDYDPMLSKLIAYAPTRLAAIDRMLRALDEYVIGGIKTNISLFRRILTDEDFRAARIDTGYLERLLSTAPAADNKTEVPEDIVALAAALFSASTQLTPSESEPTQPSRWAQAGRQEALRA; encoded by the coding sequence ATGCGCGCCTGCCGTGAGATGGGTCTTGCCACAGTGGCGGTCTATTCTGACGCCGACCGCGCCGCTCTGCACGTGCTCTATGCAGATGAAGCCTATAGACTTGGCCCGGCTCCTGCGACACAGAGCTACTTGCGTGGCGACCTGATTCTGGACATCGCGCGTCGCTCAGGAGCTGATGCCATCCACCCGGGTTATGGTTTCCTCTCGGAGAATGCTGACTTCGCCGATGCCTGCACGAAGGCAGGTGTCACCTTTATAGGCCCGCCCGCCAGCGCTATGCGCGCGCTGGGTTCGAAGACACTCGCTCGCCAGGCAGCGGACAAGGCAAAGATGCCGCGCGTTCCTGGTTCCGTGACCGGCCTGAAAGATGTGGATGAAGCGCAGCGAGTCGCTGCGGAGATTGGATACCCCGTCATGCTGAAGGCAGCAGCGGGCGGTGGCGGTAAGGGGATGCGCGCCGTGACGGGCCCTGAAGATATGCCCTCGGCGTTCATGGGAGCCAGCAGTGAGGCAGAGCGCAGCTTCGGATCCGGCGAGGTTTACCTGGAGAAGTTGATCGAGCGGCCCCGCCACATCGAGATTCAGTTGATGGCCGACATGCATGGCAACTGCATCTATCTGGGCGAGCGCGAGTGCTCCGTACAACGCAGGCATCAGAAGGTCATCGAGGAAGCGCCCTCCGCAGTCGTGAGCGAAGACCTGCGTCGCCGTATGGGCGAAGCGGCAGTGCGCTTGGCGCTCTCAGCCGGATACGTCAACGCGGGCACCATCGAGTTCCTTGTAGATGCTGAACAGAACTTCTACTTCCTCGAGATGAATACTCGGCTACAGGTTGAGCACCCGGTCACCGAGATGGTCACGGGCCTCGACCTGGTGGAGATGCAGCTTCGCATTGCGATGGGCGAGCCGCTGGGCGTGCGGCAGGAAGACATCCACCTGCGCGGTCACGCAATCGAATGCCGCATCTACGCCGAGGACCCGGACAACAATTTTTTCCCGTCGCCCGGCCTGATTACGAGACTGACGCAGCCCGGAGGCCCCGGCATCCGCGAAGACTCGGCCGTGTACCCCGGCTGGGTCGTGCCGCTCGACTACGACCCCATGCTCTCAAAGCTGATTGCCTATGCGCCTACACGCCTCGCGGCCATCGACCGGATGCTGCGTGCACTCGATGAGTATGTTATAGGCGGTATCAAGACAAACATCTCGCTCTTCCGTCGGATCCTCACCGACGAAGACTTCCGAGCAGCCCGCATCGACACGGGCTACCTTGAGCGGTTGTTGAGCACTGCTCCTGCCGCGGATAACAAAACCGAGGTCCCAGAAGATATCGTTGCGCTCGCCGCTGCATTATTTTCCGCCAGCACACAGTTGACTCCATCAGAGTCAGAACCAACACAACCAAGCCGCTGGGCGCAGGCCGGACGGCAGGAGGCGCTGCGAGCGTGA
- a CDS encoding biotin/lipoyl-containing protein, with amino-acid sequence MTIWLEIEARKQRVDLPAAALGFMQCVVDGRTIQADAQMVEPGVLSLIVDGRQYGCVLDGDGVWIGGKRYSFVLDDPRSLAGRRGSGAGAEGPRPVKAPMPGRVVRVLVAAGEEVADGQGVVVIEAMKMQNELKSPKSGRVSRVAVTPGDTVGSGDILVIVE; translated from the coding sequence GTGACCATCTGGCTGGAGATTGAAGCCCGCAAGCAAAGAGTCGATCTGCCCGCGGCGGCCCTCGGTTTCATGCAGTGTGTCGTTGATGGCCGCACGATCCAAGCCGATGCGCAGATGGTTGAGCCTGGTGTCCTGTCGCTGATCGTAGATGGGCGGCAATACGGCTGTGTTCTGGATGGAGACGGCGTATGGATTGGCGGCAAGCGGTACTCCTTTGTGCTAGATGATCCGCGCTCGCTGGCTGGACGTCGCGGCTCTGGCGCAGGAGCAGAAGGCCCGCGTCCGGTAAAGGCCCCTATGCCGGGTCGCGTCGTTCGCGTACTTGTTGCGGCTGGTGAAGAGGTAGCTGATGGCCAGGGGGTAGTCGTCATCGAAGCGATGAAGATGCAGAACGAACTGAAGTCGCCGAAGTCCGGACGAGTTTCGCGTGTGGCGGTTACGCCGGGAGACACGGTCGGCTCGGGAGACATACTTGTGATCGTCGAATAA
- a CDS encoding YIP1 family protein → MSDEFVVDGQAQSTGLSQVERVVDTFIAPSKTFTDILRSRSVWFPILLTIIFSLAVAVTMQKRVGFDQMYQTSLAQRPAQQAQMDSLPPDQRASRMKIGVAFTEGITYGYWAFGLIFAAIASLVLWGSFSFLAGAKTSFSEMFAVWIYSGLTGLVGAVLIIVMLVIVGGENFNPQSPIGTNLGYYLSADSSQWLKALLGSFDLLVFWFMALLIIGTSIVAKVKRSTAAAIIIGWWVLIVIIKTGFAVMM, encoded by the coding sequence ATGAGCGACGAATTCGTTGTAGATGGACAAGCTCAAAGCACCGGGCTGAGTCAGGTTGAGCGCGTGGTAGACACCTTCATCGCGCCCAGCAAAACCTTCACCGACATCCTCCGCAGCCGGAGCGTCTGGTTTCCCATTCTGCTAACGATCATCTTCTCGCTGGCCGTCGCCGTGACGATGCAGAAGCGCGTCGGTTTTGACCAGATGTATCAGACGAGCCTCGCGCAAAGGCCAGCGCAGCAGGCCCAGATGGATTCGCTACCGCCGGACCAGCGCGCCTCGCGCATGAAGATCGGCGTCGCCTTTACCGAAGGAATCACCTATGGCTACTGGGCCTTCGGCCTGATCTTCGCAGCCATCGCTTCGCTGGTACTGTGGGGCAGCTTTAGCTTTCTCGCCGGGGCTAAAACCAGCTTTTCTGAGATGTTCGCCGTCTGGATCTACTCCGGCCTGACCGGGTTGGTCGGGGCCGTGCTGATTATCGTCATGCTGGTCATCGTAGGCGGTGAGAACTTCAATCCTCAGTCACCCATTGGTACCAACCTGGGCTACTATCTCAGCGCGGACTCGTCCCAGTGGCTCAAGGCCCTGCTCGGCTCCTTCGATCTGCTGGTCTTCTGGTTCATGGCGCTGTTGATTATCGGTACGTCCATCGTGGCGAAGGTCAAGCGGAGCACGGCAGCAGCGATCATCATCGGCTGGTGGGTGCTGATCGTCATCATCAAGACCGGTTTTGCCGTGATGATGTAA
- the fabF gene encoding beta-ketoacyl-ACP synthase II, with product MEQRRVVVTGLGLICGVGKTAPELWEGLMAGKSGMAEIKAFDLTGHPVRFAAEVKDFDPLQFVDKKESRKMGRFIHFALAASAEAMAHSGLKVDESNHDRVGVHIGSGIGGFDVIEREHSNLLSGGPRKVSPFFIPGSIINLAAGHVSIRYGARGPNEATATACTTSAHSIGDAFRIIQRGDADAMIAGGAEASITPLGVAGFASMRALSTRNDDPQHASRPFDKDRDGFVIGEGAGILILEELEFARARGAKILAEIVGYGMSADAFHMTGMAPEGEGCARSMNHALRVAGISPDKIDYVNAHATSTPLGDALESKAIETVFGERAKNHTLLVSSTKSMTGHLLGGAGGLEAGITVMAMQHQIAPPTMNLVDVDPECRLNYVPNKAQAAKIEYALSNSFGFGGTNGSLVFKRWIE from the coding sequence ATGGAGCAGCGTCGCGTCGTCGTAACCGGCCTCGGACTCATCTGCGGCGTGGGTAAAACCGCGCCGGAGCTGTGGGAAGGCCTCATGGCTGGAAAGAGCGGCATGGCCGAGATCAAGGCATTCGATCTCACTGGCCATCCCGTGCGTTTTGCGGCCGAGGTCAAGGACTTCGACCCGCTCCAGTTTGTGGACAAGAAGGAGTCCAGGAAGATGGGTCGCTTCATTCACTTCGCGCTGGCAGCATCGGCGGAGGCGATGGCGCACTCGGGCCTCAAAGTGGATGAGAGCAACCATGACCGCGTCGGGGTGCATATCGGCTCGGGCATCGGCGGCTTCGACGTCATTGAGCGCGAACACTCGAACCTGCTCTCCGGTGGCCCGCGCAAGGTGTCGCCGTTCTTTATTCCCGGCTCCATCATCAATCTCGCCGCCGGCCACGTCTCGATCAGGTACGGAGCGCGGGGACCGAACGAAGCAACCGCGACCGCCTGCACAACGAGCGCGCACTCGATCGGCGACGCCTTCCGCATTATCCAGCGCGGTGATGCAGACGCAATGATCGCCGGCGGCGCCGAAGCATCGATTACGCCTCTTGGCGTGGCGGGCTTTGCTTCGATGCGCGCCCTTTCAACACGCAACGACGATCCACAACACGCCAGCCGCCCCTTCGATAAGGACCGCGATGGCTTCGTCATCGGCGAAGGCGCAGGCATTCTCATTCTCGAAGAGCTTGAATTTGCCAGGGCCCGTGGCGCGAAGATTCTGGCAGAGATTGTTGGCTATGGCATGTCGGCCGACGCCTTCCACATGACCGGAATGGCTCCAGAGGGCGAGGGCTGCGCGCGATCGATGAACCATGCACTGCGGGTTGCGGGCATCTCTCCGGACAAGATTGATTATGTCAACGCACATGCAACCAGCACGCCACTGGGCGATGCGCTGGAGTCGAAGGCCATCGAGACTGTCTTCGGCGAGCGCGCGAAGAATCACACACTGCTGGTTAGCTCAACCAAGTCGATGACGGGCCATCTGCTCGGCGGTGCAGGCGGACTGGAGGCAGGCATCACCGTGATGGCGATGCAGCACCAGATCGCACCGCCAACGATGAACCTGGTCGACGTGGACCCCGAGTGCAGGTTGAATTACGTGCCCAACAAGGCGCAGGCTGCAAAGATTGAGTATGCGTTGTCGAACTCGTTCGGCTTTGGCGGAACCAATGGCTCGCTCGTCTTCAAGCGCTGGATCGAGTAG
- a CDS encoding acyl carrier protein, with the protein MAAVDEKVKQIIVEQLQVDEAEVTPGASFQEDLGADSLDVVELVMQFEEAFDIQIPDEDAEKIKTVKDAIDYIEKHQKAAK; encoded by the coding sequence ATGGCAGCAGTGGATGAAAAGGTAAAACAGATTATCGTCGAGCAGCTTCAGGTGGATGAAGCGGAAGTCACCCCCGGCGCAAGCTTCCAGGAAGATCTCGGGGCAGACTCGCTTGACGTGGTCGAGCTTGTCATGCAGTTCGAAGAAGCCTTCGATATCCAGATCCCTGACGAAGACGCCGAGAAGATCAAGACCGTCAAGGACGCCATTGATTACATCGAAAAGCACCAGAAAGCGGCCAAATAA
- a CDS encoding DNA recombination protein RmuC, with protein sequence MWFVIGCGAGVLIGWLIANTRARSAHAVMAARIAAMEAEARAFRDSNDAKEKLIDKQSGELDDVRQAAEAARVDAAGLRSQIEAERKATNEKIQALVNVETSLKASFEALAANALDANSKRLLALAKGELDKQQVESANELAAKESAIENLLKPMQESLAKLSSHSQELEVKRQGAYESMLAEIQNIQRSHADLRKETTQLVAALRAPKVRGNWGEMQLRKCVEFAGMVQHASFDVEKFVRGEDVSIRPDLIVKLPNGRSIIVDAKTPLDAFLDASASEDETQRSAFLAAHAAQVRKHLDALCGKAYWKQFPESPDFVVCFLPSEVLFSAALEQDPSLLEYSAESRVLLATPTTLIALLKAVAYGWKQSQIARDAQLIRDEALKVQSKLVGLHDAIVQLGKQLRNASKAYDDMLIKAEGRGGLFSISRKLRELEIGEQDLPALEPTAMQLRPMTSDEWQGQLSLAAQADEEAD encoded by the coding sequence TTGTGGTTCGTCATCGGATGCGGTGCCGGCGTACTCATCGGTTGGTTGATAGCGAATACCCGTGCGCGCAGCGCACATGCAGTCATGGCCGCACGTATCGCAGCAATGGAAGCTGAGGCCAGGGCCTTTCGCGATAGCAACGACGCTAAAGAAAAGCTGATTGACAAGCAATCGGGTGAGTTGGATGACGTGCGACAGGCGGCCGAGGCTGCGCGTGTAGATGCTGCCGGGCTGCGCTCACAGATTGAGGCCGAGCGAAAAGCAACCAACGAAAAGATCCAGGCGCTTGTCAATGTAGAGACCAGCCTGAAGGCCAGCTTTGAAGCATTGGCAGCAAACGCGCTGGATGCAAACAGCAAACGCCTGCTCGCACTGGCGAAGGGTGAACTCGATAAGCAACAGGTAGAGTCGGCGAATGAATTGGCCGCGAAGGAGTCCGCCATTGAGAACCTGCTGAAACCGATGCAGGAATCTCTGGCCAAGCTTTCCAGCCACAGCCAGGAACTCGAAGTGAAGCGCCAGGGCGCCTATGAATCAATGCTGGCAGAGATACAGAACATTCAGCGTTCTCACGCTGACCTGCGAAAAGAGACAACGCAGCTTGTAGCAGCATTGCGTGCTCCCAAAGTACGCGGCAACTGGGGTGAGATGCAGCTGCGCAAGTGTGTCGAGTTTGCCGGCATGGTGCAGCACGCATCCTTCGACGTGGAGAAGTTTGTCAGAGGCGAGGATGTTTCCATCCGGCCCGATCTTATTGTGAAGTTGCCAAACGGACGCAGCATCATTGTCGATGCGAAGACGCCGCTCGATGCATTTCTCGACGCCAGTGCAAGTGAGGACGAGACACAGCGTTCAGCATTCCTCGCCGCCCACGCGGCCCAGGTAAGAAAACACTTGGATGCACTTTGCGGAAAGGCGTATTGGAAGCAGTTTCCGGAATCGCCCGACTTCGTAGTGTGCTTTCTGCCCAGCGAAGTCCTCTTCTCGGCGGCGCTGGAACAGGACCCGTCGCTGCTCGAATACAGCGCAGAAAGTCGTGTGCTGCTGGCCACTCCAACCACGCTGATTGCGTTGTTGAAAGCAGTTGCTTATGGATGGAAGCAATCGCAGATTGCGCGTGATGCTCAACTGATTCGAGATGAAGCTTTGAAAGTGCAATCGAAGCTGGTTGGGTTGCACGATGCCATCGTGCAGTTGGGTAAACAACTGCGCAACGCCAGCAAAGCATATGATGACATGCTGATCAAGGCCGAGGGCCGAGGAGGATTGTTCTCAATCTCGCGCAAGCTGCGTGAGCTCGAGATTGGGGAACAAGACCTTCCGGCGCTGGAGCCGACAGCGATGCAATTGCGTCCGATGACGAGCGACGAATGGCAGGGGCAGCTATCTCTGGCGGCGCAGGCCGATGAAGAAGCTGACTAG